A single genomic interval of Ramlibacter pinisoli harbors:
- a CDS encoding spermidine synthase codes for MTTTEPLPEVNFSDHGDIRYLHLGTEWVQGSMRLDDPFAIHLEYVQRMMAWLLFVDPASVARRHAMQLGLGAASLTKFCHRALRMRTTAIELNPQVIAACRLWFKLPRDDSRLSVVLGDAAEVAAHAHWRGQVDALQVDLYDHEAAAPVLDSQAFYADCRRLLTDDGCMTVNLFGRSSSYERSLARITAVFGREAVWAFRPTREGNTIVLALRTPQQPVRGELAARAEAVRARWGLPAHKWLRVFKPVE; via the coding sequence GTGACCACGACCGAGCCCCTGCCCGAAGTCAATTTCTCCGACCACGGCGACATCCGCTACCTGCACCTGGGCACGGAATGGGTGCAGGGCTCGATGCGGCTCGACGACCCGTTCGCCATCCACCTCGAGTACGTGCAGCGCATGATGGCCTGGCTGCTGTTCGTCGATCCGGCCAGCGTGGCGCGGCGGCACGCCATGCAGCTGGGCCTGGGTGCGGCGTCGCTGACCAAGTTCTGCCACCGTGCGCTGCGCATGCGCACCACCGCCATCGAGCTCAATCCGCAGGTGATCGCGGCCTGCCGGCTGTGGTTCAAGCTGCCGCGCGACGACAGCCGGCTGTCGGTCGTGCTGGGCGACGCCGCCGAGGTGGCGGCGCACGCCCACTGGCGCGGCCAGGTCGACGCGCTCCAGGTCGACCTGTACGACCACGAAGCGGCCGCCCCCGTCCTCGACAGCCAGGCCTTCTATGCCGACTGCCGGCGGCTGCTCACCGACGACGGCTGCATGACGGTCAACCTGTTCGGGCGCTCCTCGAGCTACGAGCGCAGCCTGGCGCGGATCACGGCGGTGTTCGGACGCGAGGCGGTGTGGGCGTTCCGGCCGACCCGGGAGGGCAACACCATCGTGCTGGCGCTGCGCACGCCCCAGCAGCCGGTGCGCGGCGAACTGGCCGCCCGGGCCGAGGCCGTGCGGGCCCGCTGGGGGCTGCCGGCGCACAAGTGGTTGCGCGTCTTCAAGCCTGTGGAATGA
- a CDS encoding TatD family hydrolase, producing MPEFVDTHCHLDAPEFAADRMDVRRRATAAGVRHCVLPAVDADSFEAVRALAHTHGDSYALGIHPLRTPAARESDLALLDRRLAELADDPALVAVGEIGLDLFVAGLDPERQDSFLREQLRIARRHGLPVILHVRRSADRLLKHLRELPVTGIAHAFNGSEQQARAFVELGFKLGFGGAVTHERALQLRRLAAGLPLSALVLETDAPDIPPNWLYRTAAQRAGGEPQGRNEPGQLPAIAAVVAGLRGLPLDELADATTANAVQALPRLGARLRGRGS from the coding sequence ATGCCCGAGTTCGTGGACACGCACTGCCATCTGGATGCGCCCGAGTTCGCGGCCGATCGCATGGATGTGCGCCGGCGCGCAACCGCCGCCGGCGTCCGCCACTGCGTGCTGCCGGCAGTCGACGCCGACAGCTTCGAGGCCGTCCGCGCCCTCGCGCACACGCATGGCGACAGCTACGCGCTCGGCATCCATCCGCTGCGCACGCCGGCGGCGCGCGAGAGCGACCTGGCGCTCCTGGATCGCCGCCTGGCCGAGCTTGCCGACGACCCCGCGCTGGTGGCCGTGGGCGAGATCGGCCTGGACCTGTTCGTCGCCGGCCTGGATCCCGAGCGGCAGGACAGCTTCCTGCGCGAGCAGCTGCGCATCGCCCGCCGCCACGGGCTGCCGGTCATCCTGCACGTGCGGCGCTCGGCCGACCGCCTGCTGAAGCACCTGCGCGAGCTGCCCGTCACCGGCATCGCGCACGCCTTCAACGGCAGCGAGCAGCAGGCGCGCGCCTTCGTCGAGCTGGGCTTCAAGCTGGGCTTCGGCGGCGCGGTGACACACGAGCGCGCTCTGCAGCTGCGGCGGCTGGCCGCGGGGCTGCCGCTGTCGGCGCTGGTGCTGGAAACCGATGCGCCCGACATCCCGCCCAACTGGCTCTACCGCACGGCCGCGCAACGCGCCGGCGGCGAGCCGCAGGGCCGTAACGAGCCGGGTCAGCTGCCAGCCATCGCAGCCGTGGTCGCGGGCCTGCGCGGCCTCCCGCTCGACGAGCTGGCCGATGCGACCACCGCCAACGCGGTGCAGGCCCTGCCGCGGCTGGGCGCGCGGTTGCGCGGCCGGGGCAGCTGA